A genomic segment from Tessaracoccus defluvii encodes:
- a CDS encoding AAA family ATPase, with the protein MSQRFIVTKEHRRFTEFADAVRRGHTIGLCFGSAGVGKTLSARRYAHYEKAHDLLTYWGPRSDNDAKIYAALNRSRTVLYTPSVLTTPRTLKDELTQAITRTNMCIEQHLVPPGTATPEAWGWRHGRNYVELIIVDEAERLRPAALELLRDRYDRDDIALILIGMPGLEKQFSHYPQFYSRVGFAHQYRPLGQDELLFVLERHWRSLGKTLDPDDFTDAQAIAAIARITRGNFRLLERLFPQIQRVLKINELDTITNDVIEAAQSTLVIGVT; encoded by the coding sequence GTGAGCCAGCGCTTCATCGTCACCAAGGAGCACCGCCGCTTCACCGAGTTCGCCGACGCCGTGCGCCGCGGGCACACCATCGGTTTGTGCTTCGGATCAGCCGGCGTAGGAAAGACACTCTCCGCGCGCCGCTACGCACACTACGAGAAGGCTCATGACCTGCTGACCTACTGGGGGCCGCGCTCCGACAACGACGCCAAGATCTACGCCGCCTTGAACCGGAGCCGCACCGTGCTCTACACCCCCAGCGTGCTGACCACCCCGCGGACCCTGAAGGACGAGCTGACCCAAGCCATCACCCGTACCAACATGTGCATCGAGCAGCACCTCGTACCTCCCGGCACGGCCACTCCCGAGGCCTGGGGATGGCGACACGGCAGGAACTACGTGGAGCTGATCATCGTCGACGAGGCCGAACGACTGCGTCCCGCCGCTCTGGAACTGCTGCGCGATCGCTACGACCGCGACGACATCGCCCTGATCCTGATCGGCATGCCCGGCCTGGAGAAGCAGTTCAGCCACTACCCCCAGTTCTACAGCCGCGTCGGCTTCGCCCACCAGTACCGGCCCCTGGGACAAGACGAACTGCTGTTCGTCCTCGAGCGACACTGGCGATCCCTCGGCAAGACCCTCGACCCCGACGACTTCACCGACGCCCAAGCCATCGCAGCCATCGCACGGATCACCCGCGGCAACTTCCGGCTCCTCGAACGCCTCTTCCCCCAGATCCAGCGGGTCCTGAAGATCAACGAACTCGACACCATCACCAACGACGTCATCGAAGCCGCACAGAGCACCCTGGTCATCGGTGTCACCTGA
- a CDS encoding recombinase family protein, with translation MKVGYARVSTDEQDLTAQRDGLAAFGVDPKRIYVDHGLTGRNADREGLRQALAACRDGDTFVVTKLDRLARSVRDAHQIADDLAAREVKLSIAGSVYDPTDPMGKLLFNVLAMVAEFEADLIRARTREGMKVAKAKGRLRGKSPKLTPRQEAHLVQLHAADEHTVGELAELFSVGRSTVYRALQRAERGRENALQ, from the coding sequence TTGAAGGTCGGCTATGCCCGAGTCTCCACCGACGAGCAGGACCTGACCGCGCAGCGTGACGGACTCGCGGCGTTCGGCGTCGATCCCAAGCGCATCTACGTCGATCACGGGCTCACGGGCCGCAACGCCGACCGTGAGGGCCTGCGGCAGGCGCTGGCTGCCTGTCGGGACGGCGATACGTTCGTGGTCACCAAGCTCGATCGGCTGGCGCGTTCAGTCCGTGATGCCCACCAGATCGCCGACGACCTCGCGGCGCGGGAAGTGAAGCTGAGCATCGCCGGATCGGTGTACGACCCGACCGACCCGATGGGGAAACTGTTGTTCAACGTGCTGGCGATGGTCGCCGAGTTCGAAGCCGACCTCATCCGTGCCCGCACCCGCGAGGGGATGAAGGTCGCCAAGGCCAAGGGCCGGCTGCGCGGGAAGTCACCGAAACTCACCCCCCGGCAAGAAGCTCACCTCGTCCAGCTACATGCCGCCGACGAGCACACCGTGGGCGAGCTGGCCGAGCTGTTCAGCGTGGGCCGCTCCACGGTCTACCGCGCCCTTCAGCGCGCCGAGCGCGGGCGCGAGAACGCCTTGCAGTAG
- a CDS encoding Mu transposase C-terminal domain-containing protein, producing MPESLEDLDRLLLTVAKTRVVRRDGIRFQGLRYVAPTLAGYVGRSVVIRYDPRDITEIRVFDHDEFVCKAVNQEHHDQKVSLKEIQAARSARRRALRAGINERIALVAAPTETPRITEAPAPAPRSALKIYKEDLR from the coding sequence ATGCCCGAGAGCCTGGAAGACCTCGACAGACTGCTGTTGACCGTCGCCAAGACCCGCGTCGTGCGCCGCGATGGCATCCGCTTCCAGGGCCTGCGCTACGTCGCGCCAACTCTGGCCGGCTACGTCGGACGCTCGGTCGTGATCCGCTACGACCCCCGCGACATCACCGAGATCCGCGTCTTCGATCACGACGAATTCGTCTGCAAGGCCGTCAACCAAGAGCACCACGACCAGAAGGTCAGCCTCAAGGAGATCCAGGCCGCGCGCAGCGCCCGCCGCCGGGCGCTGCGAGCCGGCATCAACGAACGCATCGCCCTCGTGGCCGCACCTACCGAGACGCCACGGATCACCGAAGCACCGGCTCCGGCGCCGAGGTCGGCGTTGAAGATCTACAAGGAGGACCTCAGGTGA
- a CDS encoding DDE-type integrase/transposase/recombinase, protein MDARARWRILRLHVEDQVPLARLARETDVGLRTLERWHARYRADGYAGLETASRADTGSRRLPPDLVHLIEGLALSKPRPAIATIHRKVTGICAARRWPVPSYSVVWDIVRTLDPGMVTLALEGAASYRDKHELVLRRQAELPYAMWQSDHTMLDILVVGTDGKPARPWLTTILDDCSRAVCGYTVFLGAPSAMNTALALRQAIWHKTDPAWPMCGLPDVLYVDHGSDFTSDQLAHTAVDLHIRLIHSTVARPQGRARSSGSSAPSTPSYSPPCPDTSPKGTPGRHRNCPWPPSIAPWRRSWPPTTTARTASSEPPRAARGSPMAGCPECPRAWKTSTDCC, encoded by the coding sequence GTGGACGCTCGAGCGCGGTGGCGAATCCTCAGGCTCCACGTCGAGGACCAGGTGCCCCTCGCGCGCTTAGCTCGCGAGACCGATGTTGGGCTGCGGACCCTGGAGCGCTGGCACGCCCGCTACCGCGCCGACGGCTACGCCGGACTGGAGACAGCCTCGCGAGCGGACACCGGCTCCCGCCGCCTTCCGCCCGACCTCGTCCACCTGATCGAGGGCCTGGCACTGAGCAAGCCGCGGCCGGCCATCGCCACCATCCACCGCAAAGTCACCGGCATCTGCGCCGCCCGGAGATGGCCGGTCCCCTCCTACTCGGTGGTGTGGGACATCGTGCGGACCCTGGATCCCGGCATGGTCACCCTCGCCCTGGAGGGCGCAGCGTCCTACCGCGACAAGCACGAGCTGGTGCTACGCCGGCAAGCAGAGCTGCCCTACGCGATGTGGCAATCCGATCACACCATGCTCGACATCCTGGTGGTGGGCACCGACGGCAAGCCCGCACGGCCATGGCTGACAACGATCCTCGACGACTGCTCCCGGGCGGTCTGCGGCTACACAGTCTTCCTGGGCGCACCGTCGGCGATGAACACCGCCCTGGCGCTGCGCCAAGCGATCTGGCACAAGACCGACCCGGCCTGGCCGATGTGCGGCCTGCCCGACGTGCTCTACGTCGACCACGGCAGCGACTTCACCAGTGACCAGCTCGCCCACACCGCCGTCGACCTCCACATCCGACTGATCCACTCCACCGTCGCCCGACCCCAGGGACGGGCAAGATCGAGCGGTTCTTCGGCACCATCAACACCGAGCTACTCGCCACCCTGCCCGGACACATCACCGAAGGGCACCCCTGGCCGACACCGAAACTGTCCCTGGCCGCCCTCGATAGCGCCCTGGAGGCGTTCGTGGCCACCTACAACGACCGCACGCACAGCGAGCTCGGAACCTCCCCGCGCAGCGCGTGGATCGCCGATGGCTGGCTGCCCCGAATGCCCGAGAGCCTGGAAGACCTCGACAGACTGCTGTTGA
- a CDS encoding cadmium resistance transporter — MELLTPILQAIGLFVATNIDDIIVLSLFYARGAGQRGTTRKILLGQYLGFGGILLAAVVISLGARSFLPEDALPYFGLIPLALGLYAAWRAWRNRGDDDDDEAKVADKQVGVLTVAAVTFANGGDNIGVYVPVFATASTTAIIAYCLVFLALVGLLVLAAKYVATRRPIAEILERWEHILFPLVLIGLGIVILLEGGAFGL, encoded by the coding sequence ATGGAACTGCTCACCCCGATCCTGCAGGCGATCGGCCTGTTCGTGGCCACGAACATCGACGACATCATCGTCCTGTCCCTCTTCTACGCCCGCGGCGCCGGCCAGCGGGGCACCACCCGCAAGATCCTGCTCGGCCAGTACCTCGGCTTCGGGGGCATCCTGCTCGCCGCCGTGGTGATCTCCCTCGGGGCCCGCAGCTTCCTGCCCGAGGACGCCCTGCCCTACTTCGGGCTCATCCCCCTCGCCCTGGGCCTCTACGCGGCATGGCGAGCGTGGCGCAACCGCGGTGACGACGACGATGACGAGGCCAAGGTCGCCGACAAGCAGGTCGGAGTCCTGACCGTGGCCGCCGTGACGTTCGCCAACGGCGGAGACAACATCGGGGTCTACGTCCCCGTCTTCGCCACCGCGTCCACCACCGCGATCATCGCCTACTGCCTCGTCTTCCTCGCCCTGGTCGGCCTCCTCGTCCTCGCAGCCAAGTACGTCGCCACCCGCCGGCCCATCGCCGAGATCCTCGAACGCTGGGAACACATCCTCTTCCCGCTGGTCCTCATCGGCCTCGGCATCGTCATCCTCCTCGAGGGCGGCGCCTTCGGCTTGTAG
- a CDS encoding heavy metal translocating P-type ATPase: MRATTHTPVEELETDDEHETPWWADRAVLIPIASGVAFVAGLACEWSGAQSAALVLFWVGLLLGASTFVPGALRKLATGKLGIALLMTMSATGAVILGHVEEAAALAFLYSIAEALEDRAMDRARAGLRALLKLVPQSATVLTDGHSASVPARDLAAGQVMLIRPGERIATDGIVRSGHSSVDTSAITGESIPVEVGPGDEVSAGAINAAGALQVEATAPGTDNSLTTIVSLVERAQAEKGQRARLADRIARPLVPGVLVLAVLVALIGSLAGDPQTWITRALVVLVAASPCALAIAVPITVVSAVGSASKFGVIIKSGAIFERFGDIGHVAFDKTGTLTRNQPTVTAVVPAADVTEQQVLAWAAALEQHSTHPLATAITHAAPTIPAAQGTTEEAGHGIHGTVDGAVVLVGSPRWVDPGDLTYRVRDLEAQGMTVVVVHRDGAVAGAIGVRDELRPEVPEVITTLAGQGIDVTMLTGDNERTARALAAQAGISDVRAELRPEGKSAAVGELSVRRPTAMIGDGINDAPALAAADVGIAMGATGSDAAIESADIAFTGQDLRLLPQAIAHARRGRRIVNQNIVLSLLIIAALPPLAITGVLGLAAVVLIHEVAEVLVILNGLRAARTHQPTRGH, translated from the coding sequence ATGAGGGCGACCACCCACACCCCCGTCGAGGAGCTCGAGACCGACGACGAGCACGAGACCCCGTGGTGGGCTGACCGCGCCGTCCTGATCCCCATCGCCTCGGGGGTCGCGTTCGTCGCCGGGCTGGCCTGTGAGTGGTCCGGCGCCCAGAGCGCGGCGCTGGTGCTGTTCTGGGTCGGTCTGCTGCTCGGGGCCTCCACGTTCGTCCCCGGTGCGCTGCGCAAGCTCGCCACGGGCAAGCTCGGCATCGCGCTCCTCATGACGATGAGCGCCACCGGCGCGGTCATCCTCGGCCACGTGGAGGAGGCCGCGGCCCTGGCCTTCCTCTACTCCATCGCCGAGGCCTTGGAGGACCGGGCGATGGACCGGGCGCGTGCCGGGCTGCGCGCGCTGCTCAAGCTCGTGCCCCAGAGCGCCACCGTCCTCACCGACGGCCATAGCGCGAGCGTCCCGGCCCGTGACCTGGCCGCGGGGCAGGTCATGCTGATCAGGCCCGGTGAGCGCATCGCCACCGACGGCATCGTCCGCAGCGGGCACAGCAGCGTGGACACCTCGGCGATCACCGGTGAGTCCATCCCCGTCGAGGTCGGCCCCGGTGATGAGGTGTCTGCCGGGGCGATCAACGCCGCCGGAGCCCTGCAGGTCGAGGCGACCGCGCCCGGCACCGACAACTCCCTGACCACGATCGTGAGCCTGGTCGAACGCGCCCAGGCCGAGAAGGGGCAACGCGCCCGGCTGGCCGACCGCATCGCCCGTCCGCTCGTGCCCGGCGTCCTGGTCCTGGCCGTGCTGGTCGCGCTCATCGGCTCACTCGCCGGTGACCCGCAGACCTGGATCACCCGCGCCCTGGTGGTGCTCGTGGCCGCCTCCCCGTGTGCGCTGGCGATCGCGGTGCCGATCACCGTGGTCTCCGCGGTCGGCTCGGCCAGCAAGTTCGGCGTCATCATCAAGAGCGGTGCCATCTTCGAACGATTCGGGGACATCGGGCACGTCGCCTTCGACAAGACCGGGACCCTGACCCGCAACCAGCCCACCGTCACCGCCGTCGTCCCCGCCGCCGACGTCACCGAGCAACAGGTCCTGGCCTGGGCCGCCGCGCTCGAGCAGCACAGCACCCACCCCCTCGCCACCGCCATCACCCACGCCGCCCCCACAATCCCCGCCGCCCAGGGCACCACCGAGGAAGCCGGCCACGGAATCCACGGCACCGTCGACGGCGCCGTAGTGCTGGTCGGCAGCCCCCGCTGGGTCGACCCCGGCGACCTCACCTACCGGGTCCGTGACCTGGAGGCCCAGGGGATGACGGTCGTCGTCGTCCACCGCGACGGCGCGGTCGCCGGGGCGATCGGGGTGCGTGACGAGCTCCGTCCCGAGGTCCCCGAGGTCATCACGACCCTGGCGGGCCAGGGCATCGACGTCACGATGCTGACCGGAGACAACGAGCGCACCGCCCGCGCCCTCGCGGCCCAGGCCGGCATCAGCGACGTGCGCGCCGAGCTGCGCCCCGAAGGCAAGTCCGCCGCCGTGGGCGAGCTCAGCGTGCGCCGGCCCACCGCGATGATCGGTGACGGCATCAACGACGCCCCCGCCCTGGCCGCGGCCGACGTCGGGATCGCGATGGGAGCCACCGGCTCCGACGCCGCGATCGAGTCCGCCGACATCGCCTTCACCGGCCAGGACCTGCGCCTGCTGCCCCAGGCCATCGCCCACGCCCGACGCGGACGGCGCATCGTCAACCAGAACATCGTCCTGTCACTGCTCATCATCGCCGCGCTGCCACCCCTGGCCATCACCGGCGTCCTGGGCCTGGCCGCCGTCGTACTCATCCACGAAGTCGCCGAGGTCCTGGTCATCCTCAACGGCCTGCGCGCCGCACGCACCCACCAGCCCACGCGCGGACACTGA
- a CDS encoding BCCT family transporter, giving the protein MEETYPHGIHPALVPGIGVEEQRNRYGTDKVVFGVTGALILAFIAWGVISTDSLSAASTAALNWTLMNVGWLFTGLVAVILVFMLSMAASRYGNIPLGKDDEKPEYRKFSWIAMMFSAGIGIGIIFFGPLEPLTYYQSPAPGGPAAETPEAAVKALAQTFFHWGVGPWAIYGLVGAAVAYGAFRRGRVPLMSSILVALVGQKRADGTVGRLVDMFAIVATLFGTSASLGIGAMQIGRGVEIVAGIGELPNAALIAIIAILTACFIASAVSGIGRGIRWLSNINMVLALSLTVFIFVAGPTLFILNLWPAAIMDYAQNFFGMLGLGPAHGSEAAAFVGSWTVFYWAWWISWSPFVGIFLARISRGRTLREFVIYVITMPTLVCILTFGVLGGTSIWLRQQGDGISADGPAEEMFFHVLGTLPLSQITPVLGMVIIAIFFITSADSASVVMGTLSQRGKSDPSKPVTIFWGLAMMGIAVVMLLVGGGDALNGLQNMIIVTAIPFTLILVAMMLSFAKDLNSDPAVIRRRFAMSALKEAVMKGVDQYGDNFSLSIQEAPEGEGAGADFDSHDAEVTDWYQRTDEEGDPVDYDYATGTYADGWTPEGETAEDADTMSDAPAEDEVDDRG; this is encoded by the coding sequence GTGGAAGAAACCTACCCCCATGGGATCCACCCCGCGCTCGTTCCGGGGATCGGCGTAGAAGAGCAGCGTAACCGCTACGGCACTGACAAGGTCGTCTTCGGCGTCACGGGCGCCCTGATCCTCGCTTTCATCGCCTGGGGTGTCATCTCGACCGACAGCCTGTCCGCCGCGTCGACGGCGGCTCTGAACTGGACGCTGATGAACGTCGGCTGGCTGTTCACCGGCCTGGTGGCCGTGATCCTGGTGTTCATGCTCTCCATGGCGGCGAGCCGCTACGGCAACATCCCGCTGGGCAAGGACGACGAGAAGCCCGAATACCGCAAGTTCTCGTGGATCGCCATGATGTTCTCCGCCGGGATCGGGATCGGCATCATCTTCTTCGGCCCGCTGGAGCCTCTGACCTACTACCAGTCACCCGCACCCGGCGGTCCAGCCGCCGAGACGCCGGAGGCCGCCGTCAAGGCGTTGGCGCAGACTTTCTTCCACTGGGGCGTGGGTCCGTGGGCCATCTACGGCCTGGTCGGGGCCGCCGTGGCCTATGGCGCGTTCCGGCGCGGCCGGGTGCCGCTGATGAGCTCGATCCTGGTGGCGTTGGTCGGGCAGAAGCGGGCCGACGGGACCGTCGGCAGGCTGGTCGACATGTTCGCCATCGTCGCCACTCTGTTCGGCACCTCCGCCTCGCTGGGCATCGGCGCCATGCAGATCGGCCGCGGCGTCGAGATCGTCGCGGGCATCGGCGAGCTGCCCAACGCGGCGCTGATCGCCATCATCGCAATCCTCACCGCATGCTTCATCGCGTCCGCCGTCTCGGGCATCGGGCGCGGCATCCGTTGGCTCTCCAACATCAACATGGTGTTGGCGCTGTCGCTGACGGTGTTCATCTTCGTTGCCGGCCCGACGCTGTTCATCCTGAACCTCTGGCCTGCCGCCATCATGGACTACGCCCAGAACTTCTTCGGCATGCTGGGCCTCGGGCCGGCGCACGGCAGCGAGGCCGCCGCGTTCGTCGGGTCGTGGACGGTGTTCTACTGGGCGTGGTGGATCTCCTGGTCCCCCTTCGTCGGCATCTTCCTCGCCAGGATCTCCCGCGGCCGGACGCTCCGCGAGTTCGTCATCTACGTGATCACCATGCCGACGTTGGTGTGCATCCTCACGTTCGGGGTGCTGGGTGGAACCAGCATCTGGCTCCGGCAGCAGGGCGACGGGATCTCGGCCGATGGACCGGCGGAGGAGATGTTCTTCCACGTGCTCGGCACACTGCCCCTGAGCCAGATCACCCCCGTGCTCGGCATGGTGATCATCGCCATCTTCTTCATCACGTCCGCCGACTCGGCCTCCGTCGTGATGGGCACCCTGTCGCAGCGGGGCAAGTCGGATCCGTCGAAGCCGGTCACCATCTTCTGGGGCCTCGCGATGATGGGCATCGCCGTGGTGATGCTGCTCGTCGGCGGCGGCGACGCCCTCAACGGCCTGCAGAACATGATCATCGTCACCGCCATCCCGTTCACGCTGATCCTCGTCGCGATGATGCTGTCGTTCGCCAAGGACCTGAACTCCGATCCTGCGGTGATCCGCCGTCGCTTCGCCATGTCGGCGCTCAAGGAGGCCGTCATGAAGGGCGTGGACCAGTACGGCGACAACTTCAGCCTCTCCATCCAGGAGGCGCCGGAGGGTGAGGGTGCAGGAGCCGACTTCGACTCGCACGACGCCGAGGTCACCGACTGGTACCAGCGGACCGATGAGGAGGGCGACCCCGTCGACTACGACTATGCGACCGGCACCTACGCGGACGGGTGGACCCCCGAGGGTGAGACGGCAGAGGACGCCGACACCATGTCGGACGCCCCCGCAGAGGACGAGGTCGACGACCGGGGCTGA